One genomic window of Quercus robur chromosome 6, dhQueRobu3.1, whole genome shotgun sequence includes the following:
- the LOC126689197 gene encoding squamosa promoter-binding-like protein 7 isoform X2, with product MEPPRVMEVHPAMTEEDPTSALWDFGDLLDFTVDDHFSMSLDPDQLPSPPPQPPPPIIDQSLDFSQEDSQVDTDPPGPSSGKIRKRDPRLTCTNYLAGRIPCACPEMDEKLEMEGSLRGKKRSRIVRASTRTARCQVPGCEADISELKGYHRRHRVCLRCANASEVFLDGDTKRYCQQCGKFHILSDFDEGKRSCRRKLERHNNRRRRKPADSGIADEKEPQGSLQTEDGPCDDETGKDSLCLSSPITETEAFLESEDGQVTTLCSALDSQNIHGDASFTASGETQMDGGKDNSKCSLSQLYDNKNDYSSMCPTGRISFKLYDWNPAEFPRRLRHQIFQWLANMPVELEGYIRPGCTILTVFITMPKFMWAKLFEDPASYLLDFVAPGRMLSGKGTILVFMNDMIFRVMKGGTSVMKLKVEVQAPRLHYVHPICFEAGKPMEFVACGSNLIQSKFRFLVSFAGKYLAHDYSVASKHGQTDGDTASSFNHQLYKICIPQTEPDLCGPAFVEVENESGLSNFIPILIGDKEICAEMEILQQRFDASPFLNESEFAAIGPMSDLREVSALRQSTLSEFLLDVAWLIKEPASENFQQFITASQIQRFNSLLSFLMCNNSTTILEKLLQKLKIVISNMEFNSVAKGTFDADLSLLQKYLDNARAILCKKHKKSESSMQSGAVPKGDHFSESRFQENMLLVPINRKDMEIITNDKLGVETCSASTCRSETVPLLNREVIMNVNPAWPRKSCGRIFSGAILGSRPGIFVIGFAAVCLGMCAVLLHPHKVSEFAVSIRRCLFDRI from the exons ATGGAGCCGCCACGTGTAATGGAGGTGCACCCGGCGATGACCGAAGAAGACCCTACCTCAGCTCTGTGGGACTTCGGAGACCTCCTCGACTTCACCGTTGACGATCATTTCTCTATGTCCCTAGATCCCGATCAACTTCCCTCGCCGCCGCCGCAACCGCCGCCGCCGATTATCGACCAGAGTCTCGATTTTTCGCAGGAGGATTCGCAGGTGGATACGGATCCTCCGGGCCCGAGTTCCGGGAAGATCCGGAAACGGGATCCGAGGCTGACGTGTACCAATTACTTGGCGGGTCGGATCCCTTGTGCGTGTCCGGAGATGGACGAGAAGCTCGAGATGGAAGGGAGCCTCCGGGGGAAGAAGCGGTCCAGGATAGTTCGGGCCTCGACCCGAACCGCCCGGTGCCAAGTACCCGGGTGCGAGGCCGATATCAGTGAGCTCAAAGGTTATCATCGAAGGCATAGGGTTTGTTTGCGCTGCGCTAATGCGAGTGAGGTTTTTCTTGACGGTGATACCAAGAGATATTGCCAGCAGTGTGGAAA GTTTCACATCTTATCAGATTTTGATGAGGGTAAACGGAGTTGTCGAAGAAAATTGGAACGCCACAACAATAGACGGAGGAGAAAGCCTGCTGATTCTGGAATTGCAGATGAGAAGGAACCTCAAGGGTCCTTGCAGACTGAAGATGGCCCTTGTGATGATGAAACGGGAAAAG ATAGTTTATGCTTGAGCAGCCCCATAACTGAAACGGAAGCATTCTTGGAGTCTGAAGATGGACAAGTTACTACCCTCTGCTCAGCTCTCGATTCTCAGAATATCCATGGTGATGCATCTTTTACAGCTTCTGGTGAAACCCAAATGGATGGAGGAAAAGATAATTCCAAATGTTCTCTGTCTCAGTTGTATGACAACAAGAATGACTACTCATCTATG TGTCCAACAGGTCGAATCTCATTCAAGCTGTATGATTGGAACCCGGCAGAATTCCCTAGAAGACTCCGGCACCAA ATATTCCAATGGTTGGCCAATATGCCCGTTGAGTTGGAGGGGTATATCCGCCCTGGATGTACAATATTAACTGTGTTCATTACAATGCCAAAGTTTATGTGGGCAAAG TTATTTGAAGATCCTGCATCATATCTACTTGACTTTGTTGCCCCTGGAAGGATGCTATCTGGAAAAGGCACTATACTTGTTTTTATGAATGACATGATTTTCCGGGTAATGAAAG GTGGAACTTCTGTGATGAAACTTAAGGTGGAGGTGCAAGCCCCAAGGCTTCACTATGTTCATCCTATATGTTTTGAGGCTGGAAAGCCTATGGAGTTCGTTGCTTGTGGAAGTAATTTGATACAGTCTAAGTTTCG GTTTCTTGTATCTTTTGCTGGAAAGTATCTTGCACATGATTATAGTGTTGCATCTAAGCATGGTCAGACTGATGGTGATACTGCTTCTAGTTTTAACCATCAGTTGTACAAGATATGTATCCCTCAAACTGAACCAGATCTTTGTGGTCCTGCATTTGTTGAG GTTGAGAATGAGTCTGGCTTATCTAACTTTATTCCAATACTAATTGGAGACAAAGAAATTTGTGCTGAAATGGAGATATTGCAGCAGAGATTTGATGCTTCTCCTTTTCTGAATGAATCAGAGTTTGCAGCTATTGGTCCTATGTCTGACTTGCGTGAGGTTTCTGCATTGAGACAATCGACATTATCTGAATTTCTTTTAGATGTAGCATGGCTAATTAAGGAGCCTGCATCAGAAAATTTTCAGCAGTTTATCACTGCTTCACAGATTCAAAGATTTAATAGTCTTTTGAGCTTTCTGATGTGTAATAACTCGACCACCATTTTGGAGAAACTGTTACAGAAACTGAAGATTGTGATAAGCAACATGGAATTTAACAGTGTGGCTAAAGGCACTTTTGATGCTGATTTGAGTTTACTACAGAAATACCTTGACAATGCGAGAGCTATTCTTTGcaaaaaacataagaaaagtGAAAGTTCAATGCAATCGGGAGCTGTGCCAAAAGGTGATCATTTTTCTGAAAGCCGCTTTCAAGAAAATATGCTCTTGGTTCCAATCAACAGGAAG GATATGGAGATAATCACAAATGATAAGTTGGGGGTAGAGACATGTTCAGCTTCTACTTGTAGAAGTGAGACTGTTCCCCTGTTGAATAGAGAGGTTATCATGAATGTTAACCCTGCATGGCCAAGAAAGTCATGTGGTCGCATTTTTTCTGGGGCAATCTTGGGCTCTCGCCCTGGTATATTTGTAATTGGCTTTGCTGCTGTTTGTTTAGGGATGTGTGCCGTTCTACTTCACCCTCACAAGGTTAGCGAATTTGCAGTTTCTATTCGCAG
- the LOC126689197 gene encoding squamosa promoter-binding-like protein 7 isoform X1, with protein MEPPRVMEVHPAMTEEDPTSALWDFGDLLDFTVDDHFSMSLDPDQLPSPPPQPPPPIIDQSLDFSQEDSQVDTDPPGPSSGKIRKRDPRLTCTNYLAGRIPCACPEMDEKLEMEGSLRGKKRSRIVRASTRTARCQVPGCEADISELKGYHRRHRVCLRCANASEVFLDGDTKRYCQQCGKFHILSDFDEGKRSCRRKLERHNNRRRRKPADSGIADEKEPQGSLQTEDGPCDDETGKDSLCLSSPITETEAFLESEDGQVTTLCSALDSQNIHGDASFTASGETQMDGGKDNSKCSLSQLYDNKNDYSSMCPTGRISFKLYDWNPAEFPRRLRHQIFQWLANMPVELEGYIRPGCTILTVFITMPKFMWAKLFEDPASYLLDFVAPGRMLSGKGTILVFMNDMIFRVMKGGTSVMKLKVEVQAPRLHYVHPICFEAGKPMEFVACGSNLIQSKFRFLVSFAGKYLAHDYSVASKHGQTDGDTASSFNHQLYKICIPQTEPDLCGPAFVEVENESGLSNFIPILIGDKEICAEMEILQQRFDASPFLNESEFAAIGPMSDLREVSALRQSTLSEFLLDVAWLIKEPASENFQQFITASQIQRFNSLLSFLMCNNSTTILEKLLQKLKIVISNMEFNSVAKGTFDADLSLLQKYLDNARAILCKKHKKSESSMQSGAVPKGDHFSESRFQENMLLVPINRKDMEIITNDKLGVETCSASTCRSETVPLLNREVIMNVNPAWPRKSCGRIFSGAILGSRPGIFVIGFAAVCLGMCAVLLHPHKGADMEVKSLAGSQPLIVFVQMDYQPTI; from the exons ATGGAGCCGCCACGTGTAATGGAGGTGCACCCGGCGATGACCGAAGAAGACCCTACCTCAGCTCTGTGGGACTTCGGAGACCTCCTCGACTTCACCGTTGACGATCATTTCTCTATGTCCCTAGATCCCGATCAACTTCCCTCGCCGCCGCCGCAACCGCCGCCGCCGATTATCGACCAGAGTCTCGATTTTTCGCAGGAGGATTCGCAGGTGGATACGGATCCTCCGGGCCCGAGTTCCGGGAAGATCCGGAAACGGGATCCGAGGCTGACGTGTACCAATTACTTGGCGGGTCGGATCCCTTGTGCGTGTCCGGAGATGGACGAGAAGCTCGAGATGGAAGGGAGCCTCCGGGGGAAGAAGCGGTCCAGGATAGTTCGGGCCTCGACCCGAACCGCCCGGTGCCAAGTACCCGGGTGCGAGGCCGATATCAGTGAGCTCAAAGGTTATCATCGAAGGCATAGGGTTTGTTTGCGCTGCGCTAATGCGAGTGAGGTTTTTCTTGACGGTGATACCAAGAGATATTGCCAGCAGTGTGGAAA GTTTCACATCTTATCAGATTTTGATGAGGGTAAACGGAGTTGTCGAAGAAAATTGGAACGCCACAACAATAGACGGAGGAGAAAGCCTGCTGATTCTGGAATTGCAGATGAGAAGGAACCTCAAGGGTCCTTGCAGACTGAAGATGGCCCTTGTGATGATGAAACGGGAAAAG ATAGTTTATGCTTGAGCAGCCCCATAACTGAAACGGAAGCATTCTTGGAGTCTGAAGATGGACAAGTTACTACCCTCTGCTCAGCTCTCGATTCTCAGAATATCCATGGTGATGCATCTTTTACAGCTTCTGGTGAAACCCAAATGGATGGAGGAAAAGATAATTCCAAATGTTCTCTGTCTCAGTTGTATGACAACAAGAATGACTACTCATCTATG TGTCCAACAGGTCGAATCTCATTCAAGCTGTATGATTGGAACCCGGCAGAATTCCCTAGAAGACTCCGGCACCAA ATATTCCAATGGTTGGCCAATATGCCCGTTGAGTTGGAGGGGTATATCCGCCCTGGATGTACAATATTAACTGTGTTCATTACAATGCCAAAGTTTATGTGGGCAAAG TTATTTGAAGATCCTGCATCATATCTACTTGACTTTGTTGCCCCTGGAAGGATGCTATCTGGAAAAGGCACTATACTTGTTTTTATGAATGACATGATTTTCCGGGTAATGAAAG GTGGAACTTCTGTGATGAAACTTAAGGTGGAGGTGCAAGCCCCAAGGCTTCACTATGTTCATCCTATATGTTTTGAGGCTGGAAAGCCTATGGAGTTCGTTGCTTGTGGAAGTAATTTGATACAGTCTAAGTTTCG GTTTCTTGTATCTTTTGCTGGAAAGTATCTTGCACATGATTATAGTGTTGCATCTAAGCATGGTCAGACTGATGGTGATACTGCTTCTAGTTTTAACCATCAGTTGTACAAGATATGTATCCCTCAAACTGAACCAGATCTTTGTGGTCCTGCATTTGTTGAG GTTGAGAATGAGTCTGGCTTATCTAACTTTATTCCAATACTAATTGGAGACAAAGAAATTTGTGCTGAAATGGAGATATTGCAGCAGAGATTTGATGCTTCTCCTTTTCTGAATGAATCAGAGTTTGCAGCTATTGGTCCTATGTCTGACTTGCGTGAGGTTTCTGCATTGAGACAATCGACATTATCTGAATTTCTTTTAGATGTAGCATGGCTAATTAAGGAGCCTGCATCAGAAAATTTTCAGCAGTTTATCACTGCTTCACAGATTCAAAGATTTAATAGTCTTTTGAGCTTTCTGATGTGTAATAACTCGACCACCATTTTGGAGAAACTGTTACAGAAACTGAAGATTGTGATAAGCAACATGGAATTTAACAGTGTGGCTAAAGGCACTTTTGATGCTGATTTGAGTTTACTACAGAAATACCTTGACAATGCGAGAGCTATTCTTTGcaaaaaacataagaaaagtGAAAGTTCAATGCAATCGGGAGCTGTGCCAAAAGGTGATCATTTTTCTGAAAGCCGCTTTCAAGAAAATATGCTCTTGGTTCCAATCAACAGGAAG GATATGGAGATAATCACAAATGATAAGTTGGGGGTAGAGACATGTTCAGCTTCTACTTGTAGAAGTGAGACTGTTCCCCTGTTGAATAGAGAGGTTATCATGAATGTTAACCCTGCATGGCCAAGAAAGTCATGTGGTCGCATTTTTTCTGGGGCAATCTTGGGCTCTCGCCCTGGTATATTTGTAATTGGCTTTGCTGCTGTTTGTTTAGGGATGTGTGCCGTTCTACTTCACCCTCACAAG GGAGCAGATATGGAGGTGAAAAGTCTGGCTGGATCTCAGCCGCTCATTGTATTTGTGCAGATGGACTATCAACCAACCATTTGA